The proteins below come from a single Lineus longissimus chromosome 5, tnLinLong1.2, whole genome shotgun sequence genomic window:
- the LOC135488062 gene encoding GSK3-beta interaction protein-like codes for MADDNAEVLENEEHVLKIEAKEAVKEIRYAVQFVELSSKLTHTQQMVYFNMTTKENTKYCVELSASGFRIVGKSFDSIEDDDSKYFETIYALLDNISPGYRHTFGDALLAKLNMLQAEENSDDS; via the exons ATGGCGGACGACAACGCGGAAGTTTTGGAAAACGAGGaacatgttttgaaaatagAAGCCAAAGAGGCTGTAAAAGAGATCAGATATGCTGTCCAGTTTGTAGAATTGTCCAGCAAACTAACCCACACTCAACAAATGGTCTACTTTAACATGACCACCAAAGAAAACACGAAATATTGTGTTGAACTCTCTGCTTCAGGTTTCAGG attgtcGGCAAATCATTTGATTCTATCGAAGATGATGACTCTAAATACTTCGAAACAATTTATGCTCTGTTGGACAACATCAGCCCAGGATATCGACATACCTTTGGTGATGCTCTCTTGGCAAAGCTGAATATGTTACAAGCTGAAGAAAATAGTGATGATAGCTAG
- the LOC135487505 gene encoding ubiquitin carboxyl-terminal hydrolase 16-like — protein MRVLETTPPTYSMVKKKHRLRKQDDFNADNSSDEVTMGGTGTAVRGCSHIVKAVNFQSMKKTIKQNLHPVGECSSCSRVTNKRNEKETEKNAATGGDEDILENMETTIWLCLQCGNQGCDRNSKEKHALKHFQTPRSSSHSVVLNLTSWVIWCYECDDEVQLESNKKLKECVDFARKQVGMGRTDSPTPLGKSNCSLARQSSFTAADHNTTVAVTDTKPKLPIPVTVQSLPKVRGLSNLGNTCFFNAVLQNLSQTPELDVLLAEHCKKGVVIELPGQSDDSDSDTGSSCSSGEIEDAASNTFVQRWDPITVTLYEGGNLTQSLLTFLRDMHSSAMNNVISPSALFGQVCMKTPRFKSFQQQDSHELLRHLLDGMRTEEIKRAQSGILKSFGLPENVNPRKVDDETKAKVKAYGSLAKRHTFIDSIFGGYLISTVSCQECDKLSQIFEPFLDLSLPINEEKPGRPNQHTVSNTKKDKQTEKEPQPPEPPKKGSDGFAYDSSKKSKHQSKKEKKLSSRQKKAKRRKQFSKGGKQEKGDEESDSQGHDDDSALPSGGATEAADGDAVSEKSENWGSNEDNTSNSDADVEDNLESDASRRKSLAQGNMYAPLMTNEEGQVVQDDEEEGVLENVTKAQYDNIGKGEGLKDGENETSSSDSSSEDEVVEYIKLEDEQDGGTDDAVEQVAKDLENLALAEQAKAESSCHGSSGTVDQGCDVDLQISNDVDLSDQKLNVTGASKQCSVEAGMDDGCGNECKCTDRSECDKSLVDSGDCCINSPLKIEPDNDAIDTSKEFLKMNGDSAHGPIPSGDSEDKSSNVSDSTLCNHVDDVDSELLGAVGGNSDDPLSVSQLTTPKHLYASHKVKSKKDLQKENVRKAMNSLSNRYQPLAHECSVLSCLNQFTAAELLTGNNKFGCESCSKKKHKEKGNKGKMEMVYTNACKQLLIFRPPAILTLHLKRFQQVGYSLRKVNRFVDFPLILDLAPFCSVLAQGIKPNAGVKYSLYGVVEHSGRLTGGHYTAYVKVRPGNGKMRQFIQKKCFKMKWDVNFDELPEDMQEEEPTGILPQGKWYYISDTHVKESSEAQVLKSQAYILFYERVV, from the exons ATGAGGGTTTTAGAAACAACACCTCCAACATACAGCATGGTTAAGAAAAAGCACAGGCTGCGGAAGCAAGATGACTTCAATGCGGACAACTCCTCAGATGAGGTTACTATGGGAGGGACAGGTACTGCCG TCAGGGGATGCAGCCACATTGTCAAGGCGGTTAATTTCCAGTCCATGAAGAAAACGATAAAGCAGAACTTGCATCCAGTAGGAGAATGTTCGTCATGTTCTCGAGTCACCAACAAGAGAAATGAGAAAGAGACAGAAAAGAATGCAGCAACGGGTGGCGATGAGGATATCTTGGAGAATATGGAGACAACAATATGGCTGTGTCTGCAGTGTGGAAATCAG GGATGTGACAGAAACTCCAAGGAGAAGCATGCGCTGAAACATTTCCAGACTCCCCGATCATCCTCTCATTCAGTGGTCCTTAACCTGACATCTTGGGTCATATGGTGCTATGAATGCGATGATGAAGTTCAGTTGGAGAGTAATAAGAAGTTGAAAGAATGTGTCGACTTTGCGCGAAAACAGGTGGGGATGGGAAGGACAGACTCTCCAACTCCTCTAG GGAAATCTAACTGCTCACTTGCGAGGCAATCTTCGTTCACAGCAGCTGACCACAACACTACAGTGGCAGTCACCGACACCAAGCCTAAACTGCCCATACCAGTAACTGTGCAAAGCTTACCCAAAGTCCGAGGACTGAGTAACCTGGGCAATACATGTTTCTTCAACGCGGTGCTGCAGAATCTAAGTCAGACGCCGGAGCTTGATGTTCTGTTGGCTGAACATTGTAAAAAGGGCGTAGTGATTGAGTTACCGGGGCAGTCAGATGATAGTGACTCGGACACTGGGTCTTCATGTAGCAGTGGAGAGATAGAGGATGCAGCTAGTAATACTTTTGTCCAACGTTGG GATCCTATAACAGTGACCTTGTATGAGGGTGGTAATCTCACCCAGTCCCTGCTAACCTTCCTCCGAGATATGCATTCCTCAGCCATGAATAACGTAATCAGTCCATCAGCACTTTTTGGACAAGTTTGTATGAA AACACCAAGATTCAAGAGTTTTCAGCAGCAAGACAGCCATGAACTACTGCGTCATCTGTTGGATGGAATGCGGACTGAAGAAATCAAGCGTGCACAGTCGGGTATCCTCAAGTCATTTGGCCTGCCGGAAAATGTAAATCCAAGGAAGGTGGATGATGAAACAAAGGCAAAAGTCAAAg CATATGGGTCTCTTGCCAAGCGACATACATTCATTGATAGTATATTTGGAGGATATTTGATCAGTACTGTTAGTTGCCAAGAATGTGACAAG CTGTCGCAGATCTTCGAACCATTTCTTGATCTCTCGCTTCCAATCAACGAGGAGAAACCCGGCCGCCCAAACCAGCATACGGTATCCAATacaaagaaagacaaacagACTGAGAAGGAGCCACAACCTCCTGAGCCTCCCAAGAAAGGCAGCGATGGCTTTGCGTATGATTCTTCAAAGAAAAGCAAGCATCAgtcaaagaaagaaaagaagttGTCTTCAAGACAG AAGAAAGCAAAGAGAAGAAAACAGTTCAGTAAAGGtggaaaacaagaaaaaggAGATGAAGAGTCCGACAGCCAAGGTCATGATGACGACAGTGCTCTGCCGTCAGGGGGAGCCACTGAAGCAGCAGATGGTGATGCCGTCtctgaaaaaagtgaaaactgGGGAAGTAATGAGGATAATACGAGTAACTCTGATGCAGATGTGGAGGATAATTTGGAGAGTGATGCGTCCAGAAGGAAGAGTTTGGCTCAGGGGAATATGTATGCACCATTGATGACCAATGAGGAGGGACAGGTCGTCCAGGATGATGAGGAAGAGGGGGTATTGGAGAATGTTACTAAGGCACAGTATGACAATATTGGCAAGGGTGAAGGTTTGAAAGATGGGGAGAATGAGACGAGTAGTTCTGATTCGAGTAGCGAGGATGAGGTTGTAGAGTATATCAAGCTGGAAGATGAGCAAGATGGTGGGACTGATGATGCAGTCGAGCAGGTTGCTAAGGATTTAGAAAACTTGGCCCTGGCTGAACAAGCTAAGGCCGAGTCGAGTTGCCATGGGAGCAGTGGAACTGTTGACCAGGGTTGTGATGTTGACTTGCAAATTTCCAATGATGTTGACCTCAGTGACCAGAAACTGAATGTGACAGGTGCAAGCAAACAATGTTCTGTTGAGGCTGGGATGGACGATGGTTGCGGTAATGAGTGCAAATGTACTGACCGATCAGAATGTGATAAATCACTTGTTGATAGTGGCGACTGTTGTATTAACTCTCCTTTGAAAATAGAGCCAGATAACGATGCAATTGACACTAGCAAGGAATTTCTGAAAATGAATGGTGATAGTGCACATGGACCAATTCCTTCTGGAGATAGCGAGGATAAAAGTTCCAATGTTTCTGATAGTACTTTATGTAATCATGTGGATGATGTAGATAGTGAACTTTTAGGGGCGGTTGGGGGTAATTCTGATGACCCTTTATCCGTTAGTCAACTGACGACGCCTAAACATTTGTACGCATCACACAAAGTCAAGTCAAAGAAGGATCTGCAGAAGGAGAATGTCAGGAAAGCTATGAACTCGTTGTCAAATCGCTATCAGCCATTGGCTCATGAATGTTCTGTGTTGTCGTGTTTAAATCAGTTCACAGCGGCCGAGTTGCTGACGGGGAATAACAAGTTTGGCTGCGAGAGCTGTTCCAAGAAAAAGCATAAGGAGAAGGGCAATAAGGGCAAGATGGAGATGGTCTATACGAATGCCTGCAAGCAGCTATTGATCTTCCGACCTCCAGCGATCCTTACATTGCATTTAAAGAGGTTCCAACAG GTTGGGTATTCACTTCGCAAAGTTAACAGATTTGTTGATTTTCCACTCATCCTAGACTTAGCTCCATTCTGCTCTGTTTTAGCACAG GGCATCAAACCCAACGCGGGTGTCAAGTATTCCCTTTACGGAGTTGTTGAGCACTCCGGCCGCCTGACCGGTGGACACTACACAGCTTACGTTAAGGTTCGACCAGGCAATGGCAAGATGAGGCAGTTCATTCAGAAAAAATGCTTTAAGATGAAATGGGACGTTAATTTTGACGAACTGCCGGAAGACATGCAAGAAGAAGAGCCGACTGGAATTCTTCCACAGGGAAAATGGTACTATATCAGTGACACTCATGTGAAAGAATCCAGCGAGGCCCAGGTGTTGAAAAGTCAAGCCTATATACTGTTCTATGAACGTGTCGTTTAG
- the LOC135487506 gene encoding spermatogenesis-associated serine-rich protein 1-like, with translation MLHVTTKVGEVGREEREKRHFPKINNTEFTPTYSARGRRYIPHGYCCHDDTMWKPHAQGVNPKYTVNGPDWVSKLRYIDAPKIDKRFPENEIFPKPWFALRTYPGITRPSEKEWSYYTNGYHNGKLTRWDGKHKASEHSENEVTYDMILGNNKKEHLIEKRNFIPCASAGDKPYQAVEYSIDFHKVGMTRPVVNFGGPGTTKPDTFIPLQNLPPMNHESFQNKERRRRFRDEVDVVQSLEDWQPATPLLPPPHEDIGKK, from the exons ATGTTGCATGTAACCACAAAAGTGGGAGAAGTTGGAAGGGAAG AGAGAGAGAAGCGTCATTTCCCAAAAATTAACAACACTGAGTTTACTCCGACCTATTCAGCTCGTGGGAGAAGGTATATCCCCCATGGATACTGCTGTCATGATGACACAATGTGGAAACCCCATGCCCAGGGTGTCAATCCTAAATATACTGT GAATGGTCCAGACTGGGTGTCGAAGCTTCGGTACATTGATGCACCAAAAATAGACAAACGGTTTCCTGAAAATGAGATATTCCCCAAGCCATGGTTTGCTTTAAGGACTTATCCAG GAATCACAAGACCGTCGGAGAAAGAATGGAGTTATTATACAAATGGTTACCACAATGGAAAACTCACGAGATGGGACGGCAAGCACAAAGCTAGTGAACATTCTGAAAATGAAGTGACTTATGATATGATTCTTGGCAACAACAAAAAGGAACATTTGATTGAGAAGAGGAATTTTATCCCCTGTGCGTCTGCTGGGGACAAGCCGTACCAAGCTGTGGAATACTCCATTGACTTCCACAAAGTTGGCATGACGCGTCCTGTGGTTAACTTTGG TGGACCAGGAACGACAAAGCCGGATACATTTATACCACTTCAGAACCTGCCACCAATGAACCATGAGAGTTTCCAAAATAAAGAAAGGCGGAGACGATTCAGAGACGAGGTTGATGTTGTGCAATCACTTGAAGATTGGCAGCCAGCTACGCCTTTGTTACCTCCACCGCATGAAGACATAGGCAAGAAGTAG